Proteins encoded within one genomic window of Panacibacter microcysteis:
- a CDS encoding acyltransferase family protein: MSQPFTASVSKRLLSLDFMRGFIMVLLAMESTGLYEHLYEATDGNFLHGFFQQFFHHPWNGLRFWDLIQPGFMFMAGVSMAYSLHKQTEQGVAWNDQFRKILKRCCWLFFWGVLDYAVRGDKLSFELWDVLTQLSFTTLVAFLIFRWSTNAQIMMCAGLLLLTEILYRFTNVPGFEQPFTDQHNFGNYVDVLLMNKINDGGWVAINCIPTAVHTIAGALTGKLLMSNRTDKIKQMLLWAMIVLVAGFALDLAGITPIIKRIATSSFTLASLGWCIIGLAFCYWWIDIMDHKKYLQFFLVVGMNSIFIYLFFEIVGARWFNGYITIIATNVLSWINTPEILSKIIASLCIFALEWTMCWFLWKKKVFFKL, encoded by the coding sequence ATGTCTCAGCCATTCACTGCTTCTGTAAGCAAGCGATTGCTCTCACTGGATTTTATGCGCGGCTTCATTATGGTGCTGCTTGCCATGGAAAGTACAGGGCTTTATGAACACTTATATGAAGCAACAGATGGTAATTTCCTGCATGGTTTCTTTCAGCAGTTTTTCCATCACCCATGGAATGGTTTACGTTTCTGGGATCTGATACAACCCGGGTTTATGTTTATGGCAGGCGTATCGATGGCCTACTCATTACACAAACAAACGGAGCAGGGTGTAGCGTGGAACGACCAGTTCAGGAAAATACTGAAACGCTGTTGCTGGCTTTTCTTCTGGGGCGTACTGGATTACGCAGTTCGTGGCGATAAACTCTCGTTTGAATTATGGGATGTGCTGACACAACTTTCTTTTACAACACTGGTGGCGTTTCTTATTTTCAGATGGAGTACAAATGCACAGATAATGATGTGTGCAGGATTGCTGCTATTGACAGAAATTTTATATCGTTTTACCAACGTGCCGGGATTTGAGCAGCCATTTACAGACCAGCATAATTTTGGTAATTATGTAGATGTGTTGCTGATGAATAAGATCAATGACGGGGGATGGGTTGCTATTAACTGCATACCTACAGCGGTGCATACAATTGCGGGTGCATTGACTGGCAAGCTTTTAATGAGTAACCGTACAGATAAAATAAAGCAAATGCTTTTATGGGCCATGATTGTGCTTGTTGCGGGGTTTGCACTTGACCTGGCAGGCATTACTCCGATTATAAAACGCATCGCTACGAGTTCGTTTACGCTTGCATCTTTGGGCTGGTGTATAATTGGTCTTGCTTTTTGCTATTGGTGGATTGATATCATGGATCATAAAAAATACCTGCAGTTCTTCCTGGTAGTTGGTATGAATTCTATCTTTATTTACCTTTTTTTCGAGATTGTGGGAGCAAGATGGTTTAATGGCTATATAACCATTATAGCAACAAATGTACTAAGCTGGATAAATACCCCGGAAATACTGAGCAAGATCATTGCTTCTTTATGCATCTTTGCGTTGGAGTGGACCATGTGTTGGTTTCTCTGGAAAAAGAAAGTCTTTTTTAAATTATAA
- a CDS encoding anthranilate synthase component I family protein, protein MKKIQLNTTYKKMLADVYTPVGIYLRLRDRFRDTVLLESTDNRASDNSFSFIGINAIGGIEISGFDSVEYKIPGQKPEREAIKHIQDIPATIWNFMNRFEVVKPDEKVVQLAQGVYGYSTYDAVQFFETVKLKSYNTLPEIPLMRYRLYQYVIIINHFKDEMYLCENRVNNIESDVAAVESLIKSKDVPAYPFKIQEDEVSNISDQGYIDMVKKGIASCLRGDVFQIVLSRRFQQKFIGDEFNVYRALRSVNPSPYLFYFDYGDYKLMGSSPESQLIIKNGKAIVHPIAGTFKRTGNDEKDEQLAEALLNDAKENAEHTMLVDLARNDLSRCCDNVVVNHYRQVHYYSHVIHLVSEVCGTVRPNANPFELLALTFPQGTLSGAPKFKAMQLIDEYEPTVRGYYAGCIGFMGFDGTCNQAIMIRTFLSKQNTLNYQAGAGIVAKSVPESELKEVNNKLGALKKAVELAETI, encoded by the coding sequence ATGAAAAAAATTCAGCTTAACACAACGTATAAAAAGATGCTGGCAGACGTATACACACCTGTTGGTATTTATTTACGTCTGAGAGATCGTTTCAGGGATACCGTGCTGCTCGAAAGCACAGACAACAGGGCATCTGACAATAGTTTTTCTTTTATTGGCATCAATGCCATTGGTGGTATCGAAATTTCAGGCTTCGATTCTGTTGAGTATAAAATTCCGGGACAGAAACCCGAACGCGAAGCCATTAAACATATACAGGATATACCTGCCACGATCTGGAACTTTATGAACCGCTTTGAAGTTGTAAAACCTGATGAAAAAGTAGTACAACTGGCACAGGGTGTTTACGGTTATTCAACTTATGATGCCGTACAATTTTTTGAAACGGTAAAGCTAAAGAGTTACAACACATTGCCGGAAATTCCGCTAATGCGCTACAGGCTTTACCAGTATGTTATCATCATCAATCATTTTAAAGATGAAATGTACCTCTGCGAAAACCGCGTAAACAATATTGAAAGCGATGTTGCCGCAGTGGAATCGCTTATCAAAAGCAAAGACGTACCAGCTTACCCTTTTAAAATACAGGAAGACGAGGTAAGCAACATCAGTGACCAGGGATATATTGACATGGTAAAAAAAGGTATTGCAAGCTGTCTGCGGGGAGATGTTTTTCAAATTGTGCTCAGCAGGCGTTTTCAACAAAAGTTTATAGGAGACGAATTCAATGTATACCGTGCGCTGCGAAGTGTAAACCCCTCTCCTTACCTGTTTTACTTTGATTATGGCGATTATAAATTAATGGGCAGCAGCCCCGAAAGCCAGCTCATTATCAAAAACGGTAAAGCCATCGTTCATCCTATTGCCGGTACATTTAAACGAACCGGTAATGATGAAAAAGATGAGCAGCTTGCAGAAGCTTTACTCAATGACGCCAAAGAAAATGCGGAGCATACTATGCTGGTAGACCTGGCACGCAATGATCTAAGCCGTTGTTGCGATAACGTGGTGGTTAACCATTACAGGCAGGTACATTATTATTCGCACGTTATACATCTTGTAAGCGAAGTTTGCGGCACGGTAAGGCCAAATGCCAACCCATTTGAATTGCTTGCGCTTACTTTTCCGCAGGGCACATTGAGTGGTGCACCCAAATTCAAGGCCATGCAACTGATCGATGAATACGAGCCCACCGTTCGCGGTTACTACGCCGGCTGTATTGGCTTTATGGGTTTTGACGGTACGTGCAACCAGGCAATTATGATACGCACTTTCCTCAGTAAACAAAACACATTAAACTACCAGGCAGGTGCAGGTATTGTAGCCAAATCGGTACCCGAAAGCGAGTTGAAGGAAGTAAACAACAAACTTGGCGCACTAAAAAAAGCGGTGGAACTGGCAGAAACAATTTAA
- a CDS encoding GNAT family N-acetyltransferase — MQIEHQEKGIKGMWYAGDAEAPLAAMVYRKDARNNIIIEHTEVDEALRGKNIGYQLVHTAVEYARANHVKILPLCTFAKAVFDKQPEFADVRLQHS, encoded by the coding sequence ATGCAGATAGAACACCAGGAAAAAGGAATAAAAGGCATGTGGTATGCAGGTGATGCCGAAGCGCCACTTGCCGCAATGGTTTACAGGAAAGATGCCAGGAATAACATTATTATTGAACATACAGAAGTTGATGAGGCATTGCGCGGCAAAAACATAGGCTATCAACTGGTGCATACAGCAGTTGAATATGCACGGGCAAACCACGTGAAAATATTACCGCTGTGTACTTTCGCAAAAGCCGTATTTGACAAGCAACCTGAATTTGCAGATGTACGGCTGCAACATTCCTGA
- a CDS encoding prolyl oligopeptidase family serine peptidase produces the protein MRQLVLSLTLLSAMSVNAQSKPAFTGKYPATKTIDQKDDFFGTTVADPYRWLENDTADDTREWVVKENEVTQAYLQQIPFRDAIRKRLTVLWNYEKYSAPFKEGGYTYFYKNDGLQNQSVLYRQKGNEQPEVFLDPNKFAADGTTSLSGLEFTKDGSLAAYTISEGGADWNKLIVINAATKEVMDDTLEVKFSGVAWKGNEGFYYSRYDKPKEGSQLSGMTDKHQLFYHRLGTKQTEDVLVFGGVQTPRRYIGGYVTEDQHYLVISAANATYGNELYLQDLTKPNAPIVPVVTGFETEQYVAYSNNGKLYISTNKNAPNTKLVVTDAATPTPENWKDLIPETKFPLSVSTCGGKLFAHYIKDAVSQVIQYDLAGKKEKEITLPGLGSAGGFSGKKEEKELYYSFTSYVYPPTIFRYDIATGKSSVYKKANVQFDAGAYESTQMFYTSKDGTKIPMIITHKKGIELNGKNPTMLYGYGGFSVSLTPAFSISNLVFMENGGVYAVPNLRGGGEYGDEWHNAGTKMQKQNVFDDFIAAAEFLIKQNYTSSEYLAISGGSNGGLLVGACMTQRPELYRVCFPAVGVMDMLRYHKFTAGAGWAYDYGTADDNKEMFNYLYKYSPVHNVKKGTCYPATMVTTADHDDRVVPAHSFKFAAQLQNAQTCENPVLIRIESKAGHGAGKPTSKIIEEQADKWSFMLWNIGVDYK, from the coding sequence GTTTTATCACTAACATTATTATCGGCTATGAGCGTAAATGCACAAAGCAAACCGGCTTTTACAGGTAAATATCCCGCAACAAAAACAATTGACCAGAAAGACGATTTTTTTGGAACAACAGTGGCAGACCCTTACCGCTGGCTCGAAAACGATACAGCCGACGATACCAGGGAATGGGTGGTAAAGGAAAATGAAGTAACGCAGGCATACCTGCAGCAAATACCATTCAGAGATGCAATCAGGAAAAGGCTTACCGTTTTGTGGAACTACGAAAAATATTCGGCGCCTTTCAAAGAAGGCGGTTATACTTATTTCTATAAAAATGACGGTTTACAAAACCAGTCTGTATTATACAGGCAAAAAGGCAATGAACAGCCTGAAGTGTTTCTCGACCCCAACAAATTCGCTGCAGATGGCACAACATCCTTATCGGGGCTTGAATTTACAAAAGATGGTTCCCTTGCAGCCTACACTATTAGTGAAGGGGGCGCAGACTGGAACAAACTTATCGTTATAAATGCCGCCACAAAAGAAGTAATGGACGATACGCTTGAGGTAAAATTCAGCGGTGTGGCATGGAAGGGCAATGAAGGTTTTTACTACAGCCGTTACGACAAACCCAAAGAAGGAAGCCAGCTAAGCGGCATGACGGATAAACACCAGCTTTTTTACCACAGACTTGGTACAAAGCAAACAGAAGATGTACTCGTCTTTGGCGGCGTGCAAACACCAAGGCGCTACATTGGCGGTTACGTAACGGAAGATCAGCATTACCTTGTTATCAGCGCAGCCAATGCTACGTATGGCAATGAGCTATACCTGCAGGATCTTACTAAGCCAAATGCGCCTATAGTGCCCGTTGTTACCGGTTTTGAAACGGAGCAATACGTTGCATACAGCAACAACGGCAAATTGTATATTTCCACCAATAAAAACGCACCAAATACAAAACTCGTCGTTACAGATGCAGCCACACCAACACCCGAAAACTGGAAAGACCTTATCCCGGAAACAAAATTTCCTTTGTCGGTTTCCACATGTGGCGGCAAATTATTCGCGCACTATATAAAAGACGCAGTATCTCAGGTTATACAGTATGATCTTGCCGGCAAGAAAGAAAAGGAAATAACGCTGCCCGGCCTTGGCAGTGCCGGTGGTTTCAGCGGTAAAAAAGAAGAAAAGGAATTATACTACTCTTTCACATCTTATGTTTACCCGCCAACTATTTTCAGGTATGATATAGCTACGGGAAAATCATCTGTTTACAAGAAGGCCAATGTACAGTTTGATGCGGGTGCATATGAAAGCACACAAATGTTCTACACTTCAAAAGATGGCACTAAGATACCGATGATCATTACACATAAGAAAGGCATTGAGCTCAACGGTAAAAACCCTACCATGCTATATGGCTATGGCGGCTTTAGTGTAAGTCTTACACCCGCATTCAGCATCAGTAACCTGGTATTTATGGAAAACGGCGGCGTTTACGCCGTACCTAATCTGCGTGGTGGCGGAGAGTATGGAGACGAATGGCATAATGCGGGTACAAAAATGCAAAAGCAAAATGTATTCGATGATTTTATTGCCGCGGCTGAATTTTTGATAAAACAGAATTACACCTCCTCAGAATATCTTGCCATAAGCGGTGGCAGTAATGGCGGTTTATTGGTGGGTGCCTGTATGACACAGCGGCCCGAGCTGTACCGTGTTTGCTTCCCCGCAGTGGGCGTAATGGATATGCTGCGCTACCATAAATTCACTGCAGGTGCAGGCTGGGCTTACGATTACGGCACAGCAGACGATAATAAAGAAATGTTTAATTACTTATACAAATATTCGCCCGTACACAATGTAAAAAAAGGCACTTGTTATCCTGCTACAATGGTAACAACAGCAGATCACGATGATCGTGTGGTACCTGCGCACTCCTTTAAATTCGCGGCCCAGTTACAGAATGCCCAAACTTGCGAAAACCCGGTTTTAATTCGCATCGAAAGCAAGGCCGGTCATGGTGCAGGAAAACCAACTTCAAAGATTATTGAAGAACAGGCAGACAAATGGAGTTTCATGCTCTGGAATATAGGCGTTGATTACAAATAG